In Candidatus Eisenbacteria bacterium, the following proteins share a genomic window:
- a CDS encoding DUF1957 domain-containing protein, with amino-acid sequence MRRTGELAVVLHCHLPFVRHPEYADFLEEDWLFEAISETYIPLLDMTRRLADDGVPFCINMSVTPPLAEMLADPLLQQRYRKGLEDRIELLGKEKERIHEDFRSALEMYHAHFGRCLEVFDGCGGSLIRLFRELQDRGVLEILTCGATHGFLPLMATDEARRAQIAVGANNYRKHFGRGPRGIWLPECAYLPGFERLLAGEGIDWFVLDAHGVLFGRPRPRYAVHAPVRCPNGVAVFARDMESSRQVWSRDEGYPGDFRYREFYRDLGYDGEYHYVRSYLGDAGIRKYLGIKYYRITGRVDLSAKEPYVPDWARQAAREHAEHFLNRRREQMRGLTEVLGRPPVVVAAFDAELFGHWWFEGPLFLESLIRRANEADHFSVVGVSDHLDRAGEVQTVVPEASSWGDKGYFEVWLRGVNDWIYRHLHHAERTMTRLARAHPDPDGLTRRALNQSARELLLAQSSDWAFLLAMGTASVYAEKRTRDHTARFLRLSGMIDAGRIDEGELGEMEKRDNIFAEIDYRIYAGGA; translated from the coding sequence ATGAGGCGGACCGGCGAGCTGGCTGTGGTTCTTCACTGCCACCTCCCCTTCGTGCGGCACCCGGAGTACGCCGACTTTCTGGAGGAGGACTGGCTTTTCGAGGCGATCAGCGAGACCTACATCCCGCTTCTGGACATGACGCGACGCCTCGCCGACGACGGCGTTCCTTTTTGCATCAACATGTCCGTTACGCCGCCTCTTGCGGAGATGCTCGCCGATCCTCTCCTCCAGCAGCGCTACCGTAAAGGGCTGGAGGACCGGATCGAGCTTCTCGGTAAGGAGAAGGAGCGAATCCACGAGGACTTCCGTTCGGCGCTGGAGATGTACCACGCCCACTTCGGGCGTTGTCTGGAAGTATTCGACGGCTGCGGCGGCAGCCTGATCCGCCTCTTCCGGGAGCTGCAGGACAGGGGCGTTCTGGAGATTCTCACCTGCGGCGCCACCCACGGCTTTCTCCCGCTCATGGCGACCGACGAGGCGCGCCGCGCCCAGATCGCCGTCGGCGCGAACAACTATCGCAAGCACTTCGGCCGCGGCCCGCGGGGGATCTGGCTCCCGGAATGCGCCTACCTTCCCGGCTTCGAACGCCTTCTCGCCGGCGAGGGGATCGACTGGTTCGTCCTGGACGCCCATGGAGTCCTCTTCGGCAGGCCCCGTCCGCGCTACGCCGTTCACGCGCCGGTCCGCTGCCCGAACGGCGTCGCCGTCTTCGCGCGGGACATGGAGTCCTCGCGGCAGGTCTGGAGCCGGGACGAGGGGTATCCGGGGGATTTCCGTTATCGCGAGTTCTATCGAGACCTCGGTTACGACGGCGAGTACCACTACGTCCGCTCCTACCTGGGTGACGCGGGAATCCGAAAATATTTGGGAATTAAGTACTATCGAATCACCGGGCGGGTGGACCTTTCCGCGAAGGAGCCCTACGTGCCGGACTGGGCGCGCCAGGCGGCACGGGAGCACGCCGAGCATTTCCTCAATCGCCGCCGCGAGCAGATGCGGGGACTCACCGAGGTGCTCGGCCGACCGCCGGTGGTGGTCGCCGCCTTCGACGCGGAACTCTTCGGGCACTGGTGGTTCGAAGGGCCGCTCTTCCTGGAATCGCTGATCCGCCGCGCCAACGAGGCGGACCATTTCTCCGTCGTCGGCGTCTCGGACCATCTGGACCGTGCCGGCGAAGTGCAGACCGTGGTTCCCGAGGCGTCCAGCTGGGGGGACAAGGGTTACTTCGAGGTGTGGCTGCGCGGCGTGAACGATTGGATCTACCGCCATCTGCACCACGCCGAGCGAACCATGACGCGGCTCGCCCGCGCGCATCCGGATCCGGACGGGCTCACCCGCCGAGCGCTGAACCAGTCCGCCCGCGAGCTTCTCCTCGCCCAGTCGAGCGACTGGGCCTTCCTTCTCGCCATGGGAACCGCCTCGGTCTACGCCGAGAAGCGGACCCGGGACCACACGGCGCGCTTCCTCCGGCTCAGCGGCATGATCGACGCCGGGAGAATCGACGAGGGGGAACTGGGTGAGATGGAGAAGCGGGACAACATCTTCGCGGAAATCGATTACCGGATTTACGCCGGAGGGGCTTGA
- a CDS encoding DUF3536 domain-containing protein — protein sequence MAKRDDAVYLIIHGHFYQPPRENPWLRTIDRQESAAPYHDWNERILAECYRPNTRSRLFDNEGRIRGIANNLENISFNFGPTLFRYIEREDPDTYRRILEADRSSVERHGGHGNAVAQAYHHVILPLAGREDRRTLVRWGLADFEKRYGRRSEGLWLPETAVNNETAADLAREGIRFLLLSPHQAERVRPLGGAEKDWKDVSSGSVDTRRPYRLFPDPKEPELSIDILFYDAGLSTGVSFEHFLRNAHSFGEKLRVAAGDGALSPRLIHVSTDGEVYGHHEPFADMCLSALFDGIAAELGLTVTNPGEFLDLVKPAWEAELKGGPKGEGTAWSCGHGLGRWSRDCGCSISHKPDWNQKWRTPLREGLNLLREDLGALFDREATGLLRDPDGAAERYVDVLFEGNRASWERFLAAEASRPLSPPEEERACRLLEMTHGALRMFTSCGWFFDDIAGIEAVQNLLFAAHTLDLARLIDPEASAAAEGRFLRRLRSARSNVPEEGDGQSIFRDRIEKTRSGEKEWLAAWVAARMLGESLSTWLLAGREIDLREEEEINSREFDALLVEAVFRENVGGVEAARWLLAARNRENRFLLCVSESPMTREMVEEAADLDELAKRTGGDILHLHELPMELRRTPARRLIEDGVEEILDPDRPFFQRVRVMLDLLDRTGIDCPAGFRSSGTLLLEREFDRAVRAFFETIEKEGDPEPHMAEARRVRSLAKRRGLDLERSGPDHVLGVTALRFLRRRRVEEPETWAARTVRLLEEAGRIDLSPHPFGFLQDEMIDQIRDGVPGGPEAMRLAERLGFAPGIMRKR from the coding sequence ATGGCGAAGCGGGACGACGCGGTCTATCTGATCATCCACGGTCATTTCTACCAGCCGCCGCGGGAGAATCCGTGGCTCCGCACCATCGACCGGCAGGAGAGCGCCGCCCCCTATCACGACTGGAACGAGCGGATCCTCGCCGAGTGCTACCGGCCGAACACCCGCTCGCGCCTCTTCGACAACGAAGGGCGGATCCGCGGTATCGCCAACAACCTGGAGAACATCTCCTTCAATTTCGGGCCTACGCTGTTCCGTTACATCGAAAGGGAAGACCCGGACACCTACCGGCGCATCCTGGAGGCGGACCGGTCGAGCGTGGAGCGGCACGGCGGCCACGGAAACGCCGTCGCCCAAGCCTACCATCACGTGATTCTTCCTCTGGCCGGGCGAGAGGACCGGCGGACGCTGGTCCGATGGGGGCTCGCCGATTTCGAGAAACGCTACGGCCGCCGCTCGGAGGGGCTCTGGCTTCCGGAGACGGCGGTGAACAACGAAACCGCCGCGGATCTCGCCCGGGAGGGGATCCGTTTTCTGCTTCTATCGCCGCATCAGGCGGAGAGGGTTCGCCCGCTCGGCGGCGCGGAGAAAGACTGGAAGGACGTCTCCAGCGGCTCCGTCGACACCCGCCGTCCCTACCGCCTCTTCCCCGACCCGAAGGAGCCGGAACTCTCCATCGACATCCTCTTCTACGACGCCGGCCTCTCGACGGGGGTCAGCTTCGAGCATTTTCTCCGGAACGCCCATTCCTTCGGCGAGAAGCTGCGCGTCGCCGCCGGTGACGGCGCCCTTTCGCCCCGTTTGATTCACGTCTCCACCGACGGGGAGGTGTACGGCCACCACGAGCCCTTTGCCGACATGTGCCTCTCCGCGCTCTTCGACGGGATCGCCGCGGAACTGGGCCTCACGGTGACCAACCCGGGCGAGTTCCTGGACCTGGTGAAACCGGCCTGGGAGGCGGAACTGAAGGGGGGGCCGAAGGGGGAGGGGACCGCGTGGAGCTGCGGCCACGGCCTCGGTCGTTGGAGCCGCGACTGCGGCTGCTCGATCTCCCACAAACCGGACTGGAACCAGAAATGGCGCACCCCTCTCCGGGAGGGGTTGAACCTTCTCCGGGAGGACCTCGGCGCGCTCTTCGACAGGGAGGCGACGGGACTCCTCCGCGATCCGGATGGAGCGGCGGAGCGTTACGTGGACGTTCTTTTCGAGGGGAACCGCGCTTCTTGGGAACGTTTCCTCGCAGCGGAGGCGTCGCGGCCCCTCTCGCCGCCGGAGGAGGAGCGCGCGTGTCGTCTGTTGGAGATGACCCACGGCGCGCTCCGCATGTTTACCAGTTGCGGCTGGTTCTTCGACGACATCGCCGGGATCGAGGCGGTGCAGAACCTCCTCTTCGCCGCCCACACCCTCGACCTGGCGCGCCTGATCGACCCGGAGGCGTCCGCCGCCGCGGAGGGGCGGTTCCTCCGCCGGCTGCGCTCGGCTCGGAGCAACGTTCCCGAGGAGGGGGACGGCCAGAGCATCTTCCGGGACCGGATCGAGAAGACGCGTTCCGGCGAGAAGGAGTGGCTCGCGGCGTGGGTGGCGGCGCGGATGTTGGGAGAGAGCCTCTCCACGTGGCTTCTCGCGGGTCGGGAGATCGACCTCAGGGAGGAGGAGGAGATCAACTCGCGGGAGTTCGACGCGCTCCTCGTGGAGGCGGTTTTCCGGGAAAACGTGGGAGGGGTCGAGGCGGCGCGTTGGCTGCTCGCCGCGCGGAACCGGGAGAATCGTTTTCTCCTCTGCGTCTCGGAGTCGCCCATGACACGGGAGATGGTGGAGGAGGCGGCGGACTTGGACGAGCTGGCGAAACGAACGGGCGGCGACATCCTTCACCTCCACGAGCTGCCGATGGAGCTGCGCCGGACGCCGGCGCGTCGCCTGATCGAGGATGGGGTGGAGGAGATTCTGGACCCGGACCGGCCTTTCTTCCAAAGGGTGCGCGTCATGCTCGATCTTCTCGACCGCACCGGCATCGACTGCCCCGCCGGTTTCCGGTCGAGCGGTACTCTTCTTCTGGAGAGGGAGTTCGACCGGGCGGTGCGCGCCTTCTTCGAGACGATCGAGAAGGAGGGGGACCCGGAACCGCACATGGCGGAGGCGCGGCGGGTGCGTTCTCTGGCGAAGCGGCGCGGACTGGACCTGGAACGCTCCGGACCGGATCATGTGCTCGGCGTGACGGCGCTCCGTTTTCTGAGGAGGCGGCGGGTCGAGGAACCGGAGACGTGGGCGGCGCGCACGGTGCGGCTCCTGGAGGAGGCGGGGAGGATCGATCTCTCGCCGCACCCCTTCGGTTTTCTTCAGGACGAAATGATCGATCAGATACGGGACGGCGTGCCGGGTGGGCCGGAGGCGATGCGTCTCGCCGAGCGTTTGGGCTTCGCGCCGGGGATCATGCGGAAGCGATAG
- a CDS encoding DUF4912 domain-containing protein, giving the protein MSERDKKGRKKVRVDAGPAATSGDSSHVPAREAAPAEPPSGEIYLDRGPDLPKSYQEDRITALVRDPSHLFFFWELDGERSRAEREAMGDRAFFERSWILRLHNRSHGRSEDVAIHPASGNWYLSVESESEYEVEIGVILPDGTFISYARSNGVRTPRRGLSPDLGGGMILRGAAAGGQGESLTVESHSSWELRIPGSWAWSGVTSSGWSASADPRVKRGENE; this is encoded by the coding sequence ATGAGCGAAAGGGATAAGAAAGGCCGGAAGAAGGTCCGGGTGGACGCCGGGCCGGCGGCGACCTCCGGCGATTCGAGCCACGTTCCGGCGCGTGAGGCGGCCCCCGCGGAGCCGCCGTCGGGAGAGATCTACCTCGACCGCGGTCCGGATCTTCCCAAGAGCTATCAAGAGGACCGAATCACCGCGCTGGTGCGTGACCCGTCGCATCTCTTCTTCTTTTGGGAGCTGGACGGGGAGAGGAGCCGCGCCGAACGGGAGGCGATGGGGGACCGGGCCTTCTTCGAGAGGAGCTGGATCCTTCGCCTGCACAACAGGAGCCACGGACGGAGCGAGGACGTGGCGATCCATCCGGCGTCGGGGAACTGGTACCTGAGCGTGGAGTCGGAGAGCGAGTACGAGGTCGAGATCGGCGTGATCCTGCCGGACGGCACCTTCATCTCCTACGCGCGCTCCAACGGCGTGCGCACCCCGCGGCGCGGTCTCTCGCCCGATCTGGGGGGAGGCATGATCCTGCGCGGCGCCGCCGCCGGCGGGCAGGGCGAATCGCTCACCGTGGAGAGTCACTCTTCCTGGGAATTGCGGATTCCGGGGTCCTGGGCGTGGAGCGGCGTCACCAGCAGCGGCTGGAGCGCCTCCGCCGACCCGCGGGTGAAGCGCGGAGAGAATGAATGA
- a CDS encoding DUF1926 domain-containing protein: MADKTIRFAMALHAHQPTGNFDHVFRWVFDHCYGPLLEELDRHPSIPFTLHYSGILFEWIEANEPAYLERLRAMVERDQVEVLGGGFGEPILVMLDDEDRRAQLDAMSDYLREKTGSTPRGAWLTERVWEQSLVRDLAGAGLEYTLIDDSIFRLSGLRDHQLLGSYMTEDRGRMIRVFPISERLRYLIPFGTVEETIGYLTESADEGGRRLLVYGDDTEKFGSWPGTYKHVYEDGWLARFFDALEENREVIRPIRLSEALELPAEGRVYMPDASYREMTEWALPTPARLEFEALRRDLGEDMVRRAAPFFRGASWRTFLSKYPESGEMYGRMMEASRRVRAMPEGVDARAEAERELRRAQCNCAYWHGVFGGLYLPHLRSAIHSKLIRAERLADAAARGGKKSWIEAEERDIDFDGAAEIRLANEKIALALHPRRGGHAFAVDDRIREINLSATMTRRPEPYHEEVRHVSTGDDNGVVSIHENSIAKEEGLDRHLFYDTHRRESLVEHFFDPGADLDRVSGGEPPEIGDFVEAPCEARIEREKNRARAVFERVGAVGGVPLRMVKTVELEAGKTEFAVRYVLKNVGDDPIEALFAVESAYALLAGNAPDRNVTREGEPVGPLAGRYDLEPCREAGARDEWLDLHAGYILEKETPAWAFPVETVSLSEGGFEKVFQCTLLLPRWAVALPPGGEWGISIRYFFLPAR, from the coding sequence ATGGCCGACAAGACGATCCGTTTCGCGATGGCGCTTCACGCGCACCAGCCGACCGGCAACTTCGACCACGTGTTCCGGTGGGTGTTCGATCATTGCTACGGGCCGCTGCTGGAGGAGCTGGACCGCCACCCCTCCATCCCCTTTACGCTCCACTACAGCGGCATCCTCTTCGAGTGGATCGAGGCGAACGAGCCGGCCTATCTGGAGCGGCTCCGGGCGATGGTGGAGCGAGACCAGGTGGAGGTCCTCGGCGGCGGTTTCGGCGAGCCGATCCTGGTGATGCTGGACGATGAGGACAGGCGCGCGCAGCTGGACGCGATGAGCGATTATCTGCGGGAGAAAACCGGCTCGACGCCTCGGGGCGCCTGGCTGACCGAGCGGGTTTGGGAGCAGTCGCTGGTCCGCGACCTGGCGGGAGCGGGGCTGGAGTACACGTTGATCGACGACAGCATCTTCCGGCTCTCCGGCCTTCGGGACCATCAGCTCCTCGGTTCCTACATGACCGAGGATCGGGGCCGGATGATCCGCGTTTTCCCGATCAGCGAGCGGCTCCGTTATCTGATCCCCTTCGGCACGGTGGAGGAAACGATCGGCTACCTGACCGAGAGCGCCGATGAAGGCGGCCGGCGCCTCCTCGTGTACGGCGACGACACGGAGAAATTCGGCAGTTGGCCGGGGACCTACAAGCACGTCTACGAGGACGGGTGGCTCGCCCGCTTCTTCGACGCTCTCGAGGAGAACCGGGAGGTGATCCGCCCGATCCGCCTGAGCGAGGCTCTGGAGCTTCCCGCCGAGGGGCGCGTGTACATGCCCGACGCGAGTTATCGGGAGATGACCGAGTGGGCTCTTCCCACGCCGGCGCGGCTCGAATTCGAAGCGCTCCGCCGCGACCTGGGGGAGGATATGGTCCGCCGCGCCGCCCCCTTCTTCCGCGGAGCGAGCTGGCGCACCTTTCTCTCCAAGTACCCCGAGTCGGGCGAGATGTACGGCCGCATGATGGAGGCGAGCCGGCGGGTTCGCGCGATGCCGGAGGGGGTCGACGCCCGCGCCGAGGCGGAGAGGGAGCTGCGTCGGGCCCAGTGCAACTGCGCCTACTGGCACGGCGTCTTCGGCGGGCTCTACCTCCCGCATCTCCGCTCGGCGATCCACTCCAAGCTGATCCGCGCGGAGCGTCTCGCCGACGCCGCCGCGCGCGGCGGGAAGAAGAGCTGGATCGAGGCGGAGGAGAGGGACATCGACTTCGACGGCGCCGCCGAGATCCGACTCGCAAACGAAAAGATCGCCCTGGCGCTTCATCCGCGCCGCGGCGGGCACGCCTTCGCCGTCGACGACCGGATCCGGGAGATCAACCTCTCCGCCACCATGACCAGGAGACCGGAGCCCTACCATGAGGAGGTGCGGCACGTCTCCACCGGCGACGACAACGGCGTGGTCAGCATCCACGAGAACTCCATCGCCAAGGAGGAGGGGCTCGACCGCCATCTCTTCTACGACACGCACCGCCGGGAGAGCCTGGTGGAACACTTCTTCGACCCGGGCGCCGACCTGGACCGCGTCTCCGGCGGGGAGCCTCCCGAGATCGGCGATTTCGTCGAGGCGCCCTGCGAGGCGCGGATCGAGCGGGAGAAGAATCGGGCGCGGGCGGTCTTCGAGCGCGTCGGCGCCGTGGGGGGCGTCCCCCTGCGAATGGTGAAGACGGTCGAGCTGGAGGCGGGCAAGACGGAGTTCGCCGTCCGATACGTCCTGAAGAACGTGGGGGACGATCCGATCGAGGCGCTTTTCGCCGTGGAGTCCGCCTACGCGCTTCTCGCGGGAAACGCGCCGGACAGGAACGTAACCCGCGAGGGGGAGCCCGTGGGTCCCCTCGCCGGCCGCTATGACCTGGAACCTTGCCGCGAGGCGGGCGCCCGGGACGAGTGGCTCGATCTCCACGCCGGGTATATCTTGGAGAAGGAGACGCCCGCCTGGGCGTTTCCGGTGGAAACGGTCTCCCTCTCCGAGGGGGGCTTCGAAAAGGTCTTTCAATGCACCCTGCTCCTGCCGCGCTGGGCGGTCGCCCTCCCGCCGGGCGGCGAGTGGGGAATTTCGATTCGATATTTCTTCCTGCCCGCGCGGTAG
- the glgA gene encoding glycogen synthase GlgA: protein MHIVYVSSEVVPFAKTGGLADVAGALPRALARRGHSVSVILPYYKIAAEGGYPIERTEITVTVPMEGREETARLHRMPMKEKRGTFWFVDHPGFFGERKELYGTPEGDYPDNGERFAFFCKVVSEFLHRMGEPVDVVHCNDWQSALLPIYLKLWYRESGVLGGAASVLTIHNLAYQGSFPASDLRLTGLPESLYTPHGGLEFFGRVNFLKGGLLFADALTTVSRRYAEEIRTEEFGAGLDGVLRLRADRLHGIPNGIDASVWNPEKDPHIPSRYSAAKMDGKRCCKKALQKECGFEEDPSIPLVGMITRLADQKGLDITVEALRKLARARFQFVLLGTGDEKYHRIFERLGKRNPSRYGVFLRFDNPLAHRIEAGSDIFLMPSRYEPCGLNQLYSLRYGTVPVVRATGGLADTVTDAGEESLADGTATGFRFDEYDAGALAGALKRAFALFADRRAWLRLARTGMAQDWSWDRSASAYQNLYQEIVQTRRDGAGA, encoded by the coding sequence ATGCATATCGTCTATGTCTCATCGGAGGTGGTCCCCTTCGCCAAGACCGGCGGTTTGGCGGACGTGGCGGGCGCGCTTCCGCGGGCGCTCGCCCGGCGAGGGCACTCGGTCTCGGTGATTCTTCCCTATTACAAGATCGCCGCGGAGGGCGGATATCCGATCGAGCGGACGGAGATTACGGTAACGGTGCCGATGGAGGGGCGCGAGGAGACGGCGCGGCTCCACCGGATGCCGATGAAGGAGAAACGGGGAACCTTCTGGTTCGTGGACCACCCCGGATTTTTCGGAGAGCGGAAGGAACTCTACGGCACACCCGAGGGGGACTATCCCGACAACGGCGAACGGTTCGCCTTCTTCTGCAAGGTGGTCTCCGAGTTTCTCCACCGAATGGGCGAGCCGGTGGACGTCGTTCACTGCAATGACTGGCAGTCGGCGCTCCTCCCGATCTACCTGAAACTGTGGTACCGGGAGAGCGGCGTTCTCGGAGGGGCGGCGTCCGTGCTGACGATCCACAATCTCGCCTATCAGGGATCTTTCCCGGCGTCGGATCTGCGGCTGACCGGCCTCCCGGAGTCGCTCTACACGCCCCACGGCGGTTTGGAGTTCTTCGGCCGCGTGAACTTCCTGAAGGGAGGGCTCCTCTTCGCCGACGCGCTCACCACGGTGAGCCGGCGCTACGCCGAGGAGATCCGGACCGAGGAGTTCGGCGCCGGGCTGGACGGCGTGCTCCGTCTGCGGGCGGATCGCCTCCACGGAATACCGAACGGAATCGACGCGTCGGTATGGAACCCGGAGAAGGATCCGCACATCCCCTCCCGCTACTCCGCCGCCAAGATGGACGGCAAGCGGTGCTGCAAGAAGGCGCTGCAGAAGGAGTGCGGGTTCGAGGAGGACCCGTCGATCCCGCTCGTGGGGATGATCACCCGGCTGGCGGACCAGAAGGGGTTGGACATCACCGTCGAGGCGCTCAGGAAGCTCGCGCGCGCGCGCTTCCAGTTTGTCCTCCTCGGCACGGGGGACGAGAAGTACCATCGGATCTTCGAGCGTCTCGGCAAGCGGAACCCGTCGCGCTACGGCGTGTTTCTCCGCTTCGACAACCCGCTCGCCCACAGGATCGAGGCGGGATCGGACATCTTCCTGATGCCCTCCCGTTACGAGCCCTGCGGCCTCAACCAGCTCTACAGCCTGCGCTACGGCACCGTGCCGGTGGTGCGGGCGACGGGCGGGCTGGCGGACACGGTGACGGACGCGGGCGAAGAGTCCCTCGCCGACGGGACCGCCACGGGCTTCCGTTTCGACGAGTACGACGCCGGGGCGCTCGCCGGCGCCCTGAAGCGCGCCTTCGCGCTCTTCGCGGACCGGCGGGCTTGGCTGAGACTGGCGCGGACCGGCATGGCCCAGGATTGGTCCTGGGACCGGAGCGCTTCCGCGTACCAAAATCTTTATCAAGAAATCGTTCAGACGCGACGCGACGGCGCGGGCGCCTGA